One stretch of Bacteroidota bacterium DNA includes these proteins:
- a CDS encoding N-acetylmuramoyl-L-alanine amidase, which yields MKKFGQSLAVLIAICTSLFAQHDIDIVIDSLRLQSSKQSGYAASAMSGSRRLISIQGIATVLQSDCLENIQLKKLEVKLPHFTLKFSADNPFVVITNSETKRHQVHQFSFPITVVQGKYFGQIDEAIAFFRSIADSTLSIDSTSIAVRDTTPSFPTVTGFTLEEKKNGTMVRIHLSAKPSDFYRTLQIGEWIYVTILGAKCDTVMFDSTYTDGIVRRIKPVQSETSLQISLQVRGKVEQSEIVQDQLSNDILVTLIPPIVEEKKEPKIDSAAIRRQQAERARQHVANSIEKQKKKWKLDVVVIDPGHGGHDPGTIGNIGTREKDIALGIALKLGDLIKKEIPDIKVVYTRKTDRFVELYRRGQIANESEGKIFISIHCNSTERKPSSANGFEIYLLRPGKTEDAIRIAEKENDVVKLEKDFEDRYQELTEENFIILTMAQSSYVKQSERLAEMMEETMSAQMEGMRQPVKQAGFYVLVGASMPNVLVETGYLSNLKDERFLRSPAGQKKIATAILNALKGYKNEYEDENQ from the coding sequence ATGAAAAAGTTCGGTCAGTCTTTGGCGGTGCTGATAGCCATTTGTACCAGCCTGTTTGCGCAGCATGATATTGACATCGTTATTGATTCTCTTCGTTTGCAGTCATCAAAACAGAGCGGATATGCAGCTTCTGCGATGTCCGGATCGCGGCGACTGATCTCGATTCAAGGGATAGCGACAGTTCTTCAATCAGATTGCCTCGAAAATATTCAATTGAAAAAATTGGAAGTGAAATTGCCGCATTTCACTCTTAAATTTTCGGCAGATAATCCCTTTGTGGTCATAACAAACAGCGAAACAAAACGGCATCAGGTTCATCAATTTTCTTTTCCGATCACCGTTGTTCAGGGAAAATATTTTGGACAGATCGATGAAGCAATTGCCTTCTTTCGTTCGATTGCCGATTCTACATTGAGTATTGATTCAACATCAATAGCAGTTCGTGATACAACACCTTCCTTCCCTACAGTAACAGGTTTCACGCTTGAAGAAAAAAAGAACGGCACAATGGTTCGCATTCATCTTTCTGCCAAACCGAGCGACTTCTATCGCACGCTGCAAATTGGAGAGTGGATTTACGTAACGATACTCGGTGCGAAATGCGATACAGTGATGTTTGACAGCACCTATACGGATGGAATCGTTCGAAGAATAAAACCTGTTCAGTCTGAGACCTCACTTCAGATTTCGCTTCAGGTTCGCGGGAAAGTAGAACAGTCCGAAATTGTTCAAGATCAATTGAGCAACGATATTTTGGTGACGCTTATTCCTCCTATTGTTGAAGAGAAGAAAGAGCCGAAAATTGATTCTGCAGCGATTCGCCGTCAGCAAGCAGAACGAGCGCGTCAACACGTGGCTAACTCTATTGAAAAACAAAAAAAGAAATGGAAACTGGATGTTGTTGTGATCGATCCGGGACATGGTGGTCACGATCCAGGTACTATTGGAAACATCGGCACGAGAGAAAAAGATATTGCGCTCGGCATAGCGTTGAAACTTGGGGATTTGATTAAGAAAGAAATACCAGACATTAAAGTTGTCTATACCCGAAAGACCGATCGTTTTGTAGAATTGTACAGGCGCGGCCAGATTGCCAATGAGAGCGAAGGGAAGATTTTTATCAGCATTCATTGCAATTCCACGGAACGCAAACCTTCCTCCGCAAATGGATTTGAAATTTATCTTCTCCGTCCCGGTAAAACGGAAGATGCCATTCGAATTGCTGAAAAAGAAAACGACGTTGTGAAATTGGAAAAAGATTTTGAAGACCGGTATCAGGAATTGACGGAAGAGAATTTTATTATTCTGACTATGGCACAAAGTTCCTACGTAAAACAGAGCGAGCGTTTGGCGGAGATGATGGAAGAGACCATGAGCGCACAAATGGAAGGAATGCGTCAACCGGTAAAACAAGCGGGATTTTATGTGTTAGTTGGTGCCTCCATGCCGAATGTGCTTGTAGAAACTGGTTACCTCTCCAACCTGAAAGATGAACGGTTTCTTCGTAGTCCAGCCGGACAGAAAAAAATTGCTACCGCTATCCTTAATGCTCTCAAGGGATACAAAAACGAATACGAAGATGAAAATCAGTAA
- a CDS encoding YajQ family cyclic di-GMP-binding protein, producing the protein MAQQSSFDIVSEVNMQEVDNALNQARKEVATRYDFKDSKTSIDFAEKEKEITLHTEDDFRLKAVVDILQNKFIKRGIAIKTLKYSNVETASGGTIRQKISLLVGIDKENAKKLVQIIKETKIKVQASIMDDQVRVTGRDKDDLQAIIAKLRGTDFPLPLQFTNYR; encoded by the coding sequence ATGGCACAACAAAGTTCATTTGATATCGTTTCTGAAGTGAATATGCAAGAAGTAGACAACGCACTTAATCAGGCGCGCAAAGAGGTCGCAACGCGGTATGACTTCAAGGACTCCAAAACGTCGATTGATTTTGCCGAAAAAGAAAAAGAGATCACTCTCCATACGGAAGATGATTTTCGCTTGAAAGCAGTGGTTGATATTCTTCAAAATAAATTCATCAAACGGGGCATTGCAATCAAAACGCTGAAATATAGTAATGTAGAAACAGCATCGGGTGGAACCATCCGACAAAAGATCTCTCTGCTGGTAGGGATCGACAAGGAGAATGCGAAAAAACTCGTTCAGATTATCAAGGAGACAAAGATAAAAGTGCAGGCTTCCATTATGGATGATCAGGTTCGTGTGACAGGTCGAGACAAAGATGATTTGCAAGCGATCATTGCAAAATTACGCGGAACAGATTTTCCGCTCCCACTTCAATTCACCAACTACCGCTGA
- a CDS encoding DNA lyase, whose protein sequence is MKKYKRIEELPSAFISKKSAIRIRLKEYGNIPTEQYFYELIYCLMTPQSSAVNAGKAQQEFELLQYRITEIDPEPILFSKEHYIRFHKSKARWIGMMKQNFPMIMEIIIGPLSAEDKRTWLVKNVIGLSYKEATHFLRNIGKNDGLAILDRHIVKNLKYYGVIRTIPKTLTKKHYLSIEKKFQLFAEEIGITIDELDLLFWSNEAGEILK, encoded by the coding sequence ATGAAAAAATATAAGCGCATTGAAGAATTGCCGTCCGCATTTATTTCAAAGAAATCAGCGATACGCATACGACTGAAAGAATATGGCAACATCCCAACGGAACAATATTTCTATGAATTGATTTATTGTTTAATGACGCCGCAATCCAGTGCAGTGAATGCAGGAAAAGCACAGCAAGAGTTTGAACTACTTCAATATCGCATTACTGAAATCGATCCCGAACCGATTTTGTTTAGCAAAGAGCATTACATTCGTTTTCACAAATCGAAAGCGCGATGGATCGGTATGATGAAACAAAATTTTCCGATGATTATGGAAATAATTATCGGACCGTTATCTGCCGAAGATAAAAGAACGTGGCTTGTGAAGAATGTGATTGGGTTAAGCTACAAAGAAGCGACCCATTTCCTGCGTAATATCGGAAAGAATGATGGTTTGGCGATCTTGGACAGACATATCGTAAAGAATCTGAAATACTATGGGGTGATCCGAACAATACCGAAGACACTGACAAAAAAGCACTATCTTTCTATCGAGAAAAAATTTCAACTTTTCGCAGAAGAGATCGGGATCACGATTGATGAATTGGACCTTCTTTTTTGGAGCAATGAGGCGGGCGAAATTTTGAAATAG
- a CDS encoding response regulator transcription factor translates to MTNKKDEQELKRVLVVEDNKDIALLVEKRLSRQFAVDVAVNGEDATNVINANPYDLVVLDLSLPKKSGFDVLKDMRKKSAYPPVLILSGLNAVEDKVKGLKLGADDYLAKPFDVKELVARIDALMRRVPSAQEIVKLAAVDLEMDLVSRKVTRAGSDIMLSPREFALLEYLLRKKDKVVTRKEIAEEVWGHKFDAGTNFVDVYINYLRKSVDKDFPKKLIQTVYGQGFILKTEE, encoded by the coding sequence ATGACAAATAAAAAAGACGAACAAGAATTGAAACGCGTTCTTGTTGTAGAAGATAATAAAGATATTGCCTTACTCGTTGAAAAACGATTGTCCCGTCAGTTTGCTGTTGATGTTGCCGTAAACGGTGAAGATGCCACAAACGTTATCAATGCAAATCCCTACGATCTGGTTGTTCTCGATCTCTCTCTCCCAAAAAAATCCGGTTTTGACGTTCTAAAAGATATGCGAAAAAAATCTGCCTATCCTCCGGTGTTGATCCTTTCCGGCTTGAATGCCGTGGAAGATAAAGTAAAAGGATTGAAACTGGGAGCGGATGATTATCTTGCAAAACCGTTTGACGTAAAAGAACTGGTGGCTCGGATCGATGCTTTGATGCGCCGAGTTCCTTCTGCACAGGAGATTGTGAAACTTGCCGCCGTCGATCTTGAGATGGATCTTGTTTCTCGGAAAGTTACGCGTGCCGGCAGCGACATTATGCTTAGCCCGCGTGAATTTGCTTTGCTTGAATACCTTCTCCGCAAAAAAGATAAAGTTGTCACCCGAAAAGAGATTGCCGAGGAAGTATGGGGACATAAATTCGATGCCGGGACAAACTTTGTTGATGTGTACATTAATTACCTTCGCAAATCTGTCGATAAAGATTTCCCGAAGAAACTGATTCAGACTGTGTACGGACAAGGATTCATCCTGAAAACGGAAGAGTAA